Genomic DNA from Equus quagga isolate Etosha38 chromosome 10, UCLA_HA_Equagga_1.0, whole genome shotgun sequence:
TAGGgacttattttatgattttcatatTCTAATCCATCTATTCAATGTCCAATTCAATGTGTGAATAGTATGAGCTGATATTTGGCTCCCCTAGAGATGGTTTCAAAATGAACTTCTAGGATATACTGAGAATCAGATAAAGTCGTTCCAAGAGGAAAGGGACGACAGGTTAAAGGAGTCTGCTTGACTCATCTTTGAGAACCACCGACTGACTATCTACTGCCGCATACAGTGTACGCTGACCTTTACTCACCTGATTTTGCACCTACAAACCTACAATGACAGAGTTCATAAAACACAAGAATTATTCAACACCttctaaagaaataaacagaatgcATAAAACATATTCAGTCtttcatacaattttattttcttccttccaccatAATAATATGATACCCAAATTTTGTCTTAACTGGAGGATCTGTAAACACAGGCTTATCCAGCCCACTGATAGGCAAGGCAAATGCTGCTTCTTGAAATGGTCCCACCATGGACCCTCTGGTCATCCAACCCAAGTCGCCCTGCAAAACCCAAAAGATATGTGATGTCAAGTGGCCCTGAAGAGGGAATAGTTCTACTGTAGCTTGAGAATTTCCCAACACGAATGCTAAGGTTCCTAGGTTTATTCATCTGGGCTGCAAAGAAGTGGGCTTGACAAGGACAAACGGGTGGAAGAGGGCCAACCCTGGACTGAAGACCTACGCACTCACAATGTTACTGGGAGTCTGTTAGCTGTGGAAGTGTCACGCCTAGGTTTAGACAAAGGCGACCCACATTTAACTGTTTACAAGTTGGACATTTctgcttttaagatctttttttgaggaagagtagccctgagctaacatctgccccaatcctcctctttttgctgaggaagactggccctgagctaacatccatgcccatcttcctctactttatatgtgggacacctaccacaacatggcgttggccaagcggtgccatgtccgcacccgggatccaaaccagcgaatcccgggccgccaaagtggaacgtgcgcacttaactgctgcaccaccaggctggcccctgcttttaTGATCTTTAAACCAAGATATGGCTAAAATTAATGGCACAACATAGAAGTAATCCCTACTGCTGGGTGTCCTCTGTGGGGGACAGATCATTTTAAATGATAAGAGCACCATACCCCTTGCCGGGCTTTATCTTCACTATATTGTGCAGCCACTTCATTGAATCTCATTCCAGACTTTAACTTTTCCATGGCTTCCATGATTCTTCCATGTTTTTCACACAGGATATGTCTGACCTACAAGGGAAAAAGTAGTATGTTCATATAATACTTGGAGACCCAAACGATTCTTTTCCTCACAGTGCAGCAGTCATATCTGATTACTGCCGTTAGTGAAAACCACATTAGCTGCTGGCAATGGAGAATCCTGGATGTCTGCCGAGCTGGGCGACGGCCACAACCCCATTTCCCACATGAAGAGAGTATCTCAGAACATCGACTTAGATGGAAAACAGGCACCTGGCTGTGGGAAGCTCCCAGCTCGCAGCTCTGACTACGTACCTCAATGgtaagaggaggaagaaacatgATCATGGTTGAGAGCTTGGGTCCTGGagtcaaatcccaactctgctgtATATTCTTAGGTATGTTTTTAAACCTCTAAGTGCTTCCCCATTTGTGCACtgagataataacagtacctatgtGTTCTCAtagggttgtgaagattaagatAATGCAGCTAGCACCCAATAAAGGTAGCATTCATCAGTGTGGGAAATATATGGGAAAAAACCCCACTAGGAAACACCTTTTACCAAAAGAGGCCCAATGTATAAAGCCCCACCACAATTCGACACTTTGAAAAAGTATCATATGTTGAATATCAAGAATACTCaacccttggggccagcctggtggtgtagcagttaagtttgcacactctgctttggtagcctggggttcaccagtttggaccccaggtgtggacctacgtatCGCTTaccaacccatgctgtggcaggtgtcccacatataaaaaatggcggaagatgggcacggatgttagctcagggccactcttcctcagcaaaatgaggatgattggtagcagatgatagctcagggctgatcttcctcaaaaaaaaaaaaaaaaaaaaactcaacccTGTAGAAGTCTTCAAATTTGACCTATGTTTCCATAaagccatgttttaaaaaaaaccactatATACTTAAAAACGATTTTGTCAAGATATCTGTTTTGCAGGATTTCCCATTTTTCAAACAGAATTTGTTGTTCCATATCACAGGTGATACACTGGCGTAGGGGCTAAAGGTATCTCCCTTATAAATTTAGACACAAGTAAACTAAGGTTGTCCTCAGGGTTCAACTTCTAAAATTGAGGGTGAGGGAATCCTAGGCCCACAGGAGTAATTCCTGACTGGAGGAGCTACACAGGAGATACcaacacagcaaaggaaagaatgtgTCAAAAAgcagggctcagagaggcaaatGTCTATAGGATGTGTCCAGTACTGTCCAGGGGAGGCAGGGACAAACAATCTGGACACCAGAAAGATCACATGGGGGACAAGGATGGTTCATCAGACCTTGACTCGGCCGGGGTAAAACAGCTTCTAGACTGCCTCCCTCTTTCGGCTTCCACACTCACAAAGCAACCTTCCGGTTCAATTACTGGGAAAGTGTACACGACATTCATGATCACAGGAAGGAGGTACCATCTGCCACCTTCTAGAGGAATAAACAAGTACTCTGGTTCGGACAATTTGACACGTTAGACACAACGAGTCTGTAGTGCCCGTGGGGTTTGCAATTGTGACTGACCAACTGGCAACCGGATAGACTGGTGTCTTAGAAGAGAGCCAAGCTATGGAGAGAACTTGGGAGCGATCGGCATGGAGGTAACAGCTGGCTGTGGGAGGTGGACAGATTACTCGGGGAGGCTACGTAGaatgagaagaggaggaaagcaggCTAAAGATCCCTGAGGATATTTTCAGAATGAAGGGAAAGATGCAGTGAAGAGGGAACGGTTGAAGACAGAGCAAAGAAAGGGTGGAGAAATGAAGGAGCAAGGTCTGGCATTCAGAACACTGAAAAATTAGTAAGCCTTAAAGGAAGAAGGtgagcagagaggggaaggggcgggggtGAAGATAACTTTGTTGGTGGGGGTCTGGAGAGTCAATGAGTTCCTGGTTACAGGtctggtttccattttcttctgaaaattataacaatatttaaaagttaatgaGTACTTACTAtttgctaggcactgtgctatgctttacatgcattatctcgtGAAATCCTCACACCAACTCTGTGGGACTGGATCAGTGTTTCTCAATGCTGACAGCACATGAGAATCACCCCCAGAGCTTATAAAATACAAACCAAGGTCCAGGCCCCAGTCCACAGAGATTCTGAGGCAGCTGGTCTGGGCTGGGACCCTAGGCACTGGTAGTTTCTGAAGCTCTCCAGGTGAATCTGATGTACACCAGGGTTGAGAGCCACTAGACGAAGTTGTCTGCCTACTGGAGCAAGGTGGTGGATGACTTGAGGTGAGTGGCAAAGGACTGCCGGGCAGTACTGGGGCCTAGCTAAGGTTCGAGATCAGGAATTAGTGGCCCCAAATCCCCAAGGCTGTGTGACCCTCGAGTAGGCCCAGCAGTTCTGGGTTTCAGTGTAAAGAAAGTAGACCACTGGACTGACCCTGGGTTGCAGTTTGGCGGGTGGATGCAGCAGATGACCAAAAGGAAAAGCAGTCGGGCTCCTTGATACAATGTCAAGCCCTGTAATCTAATTTCCAGCTATCAGGACATACGGGGCTTAGAGAACAGCACAAAgcctgggagaggtggggagaacaGGGAGGGCTCGAGGGCCTGGAGGTCTGTGTGCAGAGAATAGAACAGgactgggggaggcaggaagtggaggggaaggagggaagctgTGCTCGGCTGGTGGATTTCAGAATCTGGACAGCTCTAGTGACACAGGGCCAGGGTGGGCTCAGGAACGGGGTCTAAAGCAGAGTGGCAGGATGTAGAAGGAGCCTAGCCCCTAAAAGGCTGGAGGGTTTCCAGGTCCCTCCCCTGCTGGGGCCTGCACAAATCCTGGAAACAACCCCGTTGTCCTCTAGCAGGTGAACAAACACACTACGGCACTTCCATTCCCTGGAACACTACTCAACAACACAAAGGAACAGACAagtgatacacacaacaacttgaATGAAAGCTCCAGagaactatgctgagtgaaaaagccaatcccaaaaggttacatactgtatcattccatTCATACAACATTCCTGAAATTACCaaattacagaaatggagaacagcACATGAGAATCACCCCCAGT
This window encodes:
- the PIN4 gene encoding peptidyl-prolyl cis-trans isomerase NIMA-interacting 4, which codes for MPPKGKSGSGKAGKGAAASGSDSSDKKAQGPKGGGNAVKVRHILCEKHGRIMEAMEKLKSGMRFNEVAAQYSEDKARQGGDLGWMTRGSMVGPFQEAAFALPISGLDKPVFTDPPVKTKFGYHIIMVEGRK